In Bacillus sp. NP247, one DNA window encodes the following:
- a CDS encoding ABC transporter ATP-binding protein codes for MDIKIHGLEKTFGEMQALKPLQIVMKKGEFTTLLGPSGCGKTTLLRMIAGLEEPDKGEIYFGDKCMYSSTKKVKTSPHERNIGMVFQDFALWPHMTVFENVAFGLRATKQTNHLREKVEDAIKRVRLQGMEKRYPHELSGGQQQRVAFARAIVTKPHFILFDEPLSALDAILREEMRLELMDIVHSIGLTALYVTHDQTEAMSMSDQIIVMKQGEVLQKGTPENIYVKPSHEFVAKFVGKANWLVENKQMIRPEHVSWTKNDVCDMYTGEIQHVTYVGERYEVKVNMGTLGVWTAYNNSKLSIGKPVSLYVPKKCIHHIGGESYEEIQFA; via the coding sequence ATGGATATTAAAATTCATGGATTAGAAAAGACATTTGGAGAAATGCAGGCGTTAAAACCGTTACAAATTGTAATGAAAAAAGGAGAGTTTACCACACTTTTAGGACCTTCGGGATGCGGGAAAACGACTTTGCTTAGAATGATTGCAGGACTTGAAGAACCGGATAAAGGAGAAATATATTTTGGAGATAAGTGTATGTATTCGTCTACAAAAAAGGTAAAAACATCTCCTCATGAACGGAATATCGGTATGGTATTTCAAGATTTTGCTTTATGGCCGCATATGACTGTTTTTGAAAATGTTGCATTTGGTTTAAGGGCTACAAAGCAAACGAATCATTTACGCGAAAAGGTAGAAGATGCGATAAAGCGAGTTCGATTGCAAGGTATGGAGAAAAGATATCCACACGAACTTTCTGGCGGACAGCAGCAACGTGTCGCATTTGCTAGAGCAATCGTAACAAAGCCTCATTTTATTTTGTTTGATGAACCGTTAAGTGCACTCGATGCAATTTTACGAGAAGAAATGCGCTTAGAGCTTATGGATATCGTTCATTCCATTGGTTTAACGGCATTGTATGTAACACACGATCAAACAGAAGCTATGTCAATGTCAGACCAAATTATTGTAATGAAACAAGGGGAAGTATTACAAAAAGGAACACCAGAAAATATTTATGTGAAACCGTCTCATGAATTTGTTGCAAAGTTTGTTGGTAAAGCAAATTGGCTTGTAGAGAATAAACAAATGATTCGCCCAGAGCACGTGAGCTGGACAAAAAATGACGTGTGCGACATGTATACAGGAGAAATTCAGCACGTTACATATGTAGGAGAACGTTATGAAGTGAAAGTAAATATGGGGACACTCGGTGTATGGACAGCTTATAACAATAGTAAGCTAAGCATCGGTAAACCGGTATCGTTATATGTACCAAAAAAATGTATTCATCATATAGGGGGAGAATCGTATGAAGAAATTCAGTTCGCTTAA
- a CDS encoding LysR family transcriptional regulator, translating into MNLLKLEIVVLIKKYQKLTVVAEKLGVKQPTITFHIKSLEEEFGVSLFELRSGRYFLTEAGEALHHYACKIDALMKEARRVTQEFKDFNKGAITIGASYVPATYLLPEVVHRFQCEFPNIKITLMVKTAPEIRTMLQNHEIDLGVISAAPFDEPLLKQTKIIPDTLVLAFSKEHHFSKKESVSLQDIEKERILLHRNPSTTRDLLTQWTLAHNITFQSEIELDSLETMKQILKYGNGVAFISKLAIEQEVERNELCYIPIPDFEFQRNIYTIHHEDRWNSKIISFLLHSITSFAEKN; encoded by the coding sequence ATGAATCTCTTAAAATTAGAAATTGTAGTGCTTATTAAGAAATACCAAAAGCTTACGGTTGTTGCAGAAAAACTTGGCGTTAAACAACCTACTATTACATTTCATATAAAAAGCTTAGAAGAGGAATTCGGTGTGTCTTTATTCGAATTACGTTCTGGAAGGTATTTCTTAACAGAGGCTGGTGAGGCGTTGCATCATTATGCTTGTAAAATAGATGCACTTATGAAAGAAGCTAGGCGGGTCACACAGGAGTTTAAAGATTTTAATAAAGGTGCTATAACAATTGGCGCTAGTTATGTACCAGCGACTTATCTTTTACCAGAAGTTGTTCACCGATTTCAATGCGAATTTCCTAATATAAAAATAACACTCATGGTAAAAACTGCGCCTGAAATTCGAACGATGCTACAAAATCATGAAATTGATCTCGGGGTAATTTCTGCGGCGCCGTTTGATGAACCACTTTTAAAACAAACAAAAATAATACCTGATACACTTGTTCTTGCTTTTTCCAAAGAACATCATTTTTCAAAAAAAGAAAGTGTATCCTTACAAGATATCGAAAAAGAACGTATATTATTGCATCGTAATCCATCTACAACGAGAGATTTACTTACACAATGGACGTTAGCACATAACATTACATTCCAATCTGAAATTGAACTAGATTCATTAGAAACAATGAAACAAATTTTAAAATATGGTAATGGGGTTGCCTTTATTTCAAAACTTGCTATTGAACAAGAAGTAGAGCGAAATGAGCTATGCTATATACCGATCCCTGATTTTGAATTTCAGCGTAATATTTATACCATTCATCATGAGGACAGATGGAATTCTAAAATAATTTCTTTTTTACTACATAGCATTACTTCTTTTGCAGAAAAAAATTAA